A genomic window from Sphingobacterium sp. BN32 includes:
- a CDS encoding RagB/SusD family nutrient uptake outer membrane protein, with protein MKTSRKNKSLTILLAIFAIALMASCQKWLDVKPEDKFTEEQIYKTPEGVAEVMNGIYLRLGEEKSYGSYLTMTMMEVLAQRYRVNSDTNPFYYYNSRSYNEKKVRDGLADIWTQMYVTIGNINDFIRILPTVDNGLTPQQKDQYLGEAIGLRAFLHFDVLRMFGNYYDETTKLDQAIPYYRNLSTTIEPFSTSEEVIAYILEDIAQAEQLLSKDPIIGGSSLVNYNNNRFNFYAAKALKARVYQWAGDKEKAFAAAKEVIDAQDVFPWVNHAAITIAGKDTDRKFFSEIIFSVFNPNLYTIYQNHFDGNLLEGELLATGSDNSVSKVFENYEGDYRYTYLWPYATSGIGYRTFVKYVDLVNKDNKSRFMVPLIRMSEMYYIAAESAADPTEGLGYLNTVRQHRNIITDISNPANLKNEITKEYRKEFYGEGQLWFYYKRSKITSVMSMNSNGSNTTIPLVDYQFPIPQVELNGR; from the coding sequence ATGAAAACAAGCAGAAAAAACAAATCACTTACTATTCTCCTAGCAATATTTGCTATAGCGCTTATGGCATCATGCCAGAAATGGTTAGATGTTAAGCCGGAAGATAAGTTTACGGAAGAACAAATTTATAAAACTCCTGAGGGCGTTGCTGAGGTAATGAACGGTATTTACTTGCGTTTGGGTGAAGAGAAAAGTTATGGATCCTACCTCACGATGACCATGATGGAAGTATTAGCACAGCGATATCGAGTAAACTCAGACACTAACCCTTTTTACTACTACAATAGCCGCAGCTATAATGAGAAAAAAGTAAGGGACGGATTAGCAGATATTTGGACACAAATGTATGTTACGATTGGTAACATCAATGACTTTATCCGAATCCTCCCCACTGTTGACAACGGGTTGACGCCGCAACAGAAGGATCAATATTTGGGTGAAGCAATTGGTCTTCGTGCCTTCCTACATTTCGATGTGTTGCGAATGTTCGGCAACTACTATGACGAGACTACGAAATTAGACCAAGCGATCCCATATTATCGCAACCTCTCTACTACTATTGAGCCGTTTTCTACCTCAGAGGAGGTAATTGCTTATATTTTGGAAGATATCGCACAAGCAGAGCAGTTATTATCAAAAGATCCGATTATCGGAGGAAGTAGTTTAGTCAACTATAATAACAATCGCTTCAATTTCTATGCGGCGAAAGCTTTGAAAGCAAGGGTATACCAATGGGCTGGCGATAAGGAAAAAGCATTTGCGGCAGCGAAAGAAGTAATCGACGCGCAGGATGTTTTCCCTTGGGTCAATCACGCTGCAATTACTATTGCTGGCAAAGACACCGATCGTAAATTCTTCTCGGAAATCATCTTCTCAGTTTTTAACCCCAACTTGTATACCATCTATCAAAATCATTTTGACGGAAATCTTTTAGAAGGGGAACTCTTAGCAACTGGTTCAGACAACTCAGTGAGCAAAGTCTTTGAGAACTACGAAGGAGACTATCGTTACACTTACCTATGGCCATATGCGACATCAGGTATTGGTTACCGAACTTTTGTGAAATATGTGGACTTAGTAAATAAAGATAACAAAAGCCGCTTCATGGTTCCGCTGATTCGCATGTCTGAGATGTACTACATTGCTGCAGAATCTGCAGCTGACCCCACCGAAGGTTTGGGCTATCTGAATACTGTAAGGCAGCATCGAAACATTATTACGGACATTTCGAATCCTGCAAATCTGAAAAATGAGATTACGAAAGAATATCGTAAAGAATTTTACGGAGAAGGGCAGCTTTGGTTCTACTACAAACGTAGTAAAATTACTAGCGTTATGAGCATGAACTCTAATGGTAGCAATACGACTATTCCATTGGTCGATTATCAATTCCCTATTCCACAAGTTGAATTAAATGGCCGATAA